In a genomic window of Sphingomonas koreensis:
- a CDS encoding antibiotic biosynthesis monooxygenase family protein produces MIAVIFESMPASGQETSYLDIAASLRADLEAIDGFISVERYESLTTPGKLLSLSFFRDEAAIAEWRNRPKHRGAQTAGRDGVFSDYRVRIATVMRDYGLNDRAEAPPDSRAVHAE; encoded by the coding sequence ATGATTGCAGTCATCTTCGAATCGATGCCCGCTTCAGGGCAGGAGACAAGCTATCTCGATATCGCCGCGTCGCTGCGTGCCGATCTGGAGGCGATCGACGGTTTCATCTCGGTCGAGCGCTACGAGAGCCTGACCACCCCCGGCAAGCTGCTCTCGCTCTCCTTCTTCCGCGACGAGGCCGCAATTGCCGAGTGGCGCAACCGCCCGAAGCACCGCGGCGCCCAAACCGCCGGACGCGACGGCGTGTTCAGCGACTATCGCGTCCGCATCGCCACCGTGATGCGCGACTATGGCCTGAACGATCGCGCCGAAGCCCCACCCGACAGCCGCGCCGTACACGCCGAATAG
- a CDS encoding sigma-70 family RNA polymerase sigma factor: MSFQPSPNEFALTYGRTGETKRDMDGLVRKHMPLVRRLAWHVHGSMSSLIDVEDLVQIGLVALVEAAASFEDRGLVSFDQYLQTRVRGAMIDELRRQATITRGAMKRRRVYNDAIAALTDEHGKRPDEAAVASRLGVTIEKLRSDYASAEAVRFDSIDEVYSDEGPWFMSDEPSAFDQLADADQREALIATISELPEKEQLVIQLYYVEELNLEEIGQVLGVGAARVCQIKKSAHDRLKKGLMRRLG, encoded by the coding sequence ATGAGCTTCCAGCCCTCTCCCAACGAATTCGCGCTGACCTATGGCCGCACCGGCGAAACGAAGCGCGACATGGACGGCCTCGTGCGCAAGCATATGCCACTGGTCCGCCGGCTCGCCTGGCACGTCCATGGATCGATGAGCAGCCTGATCGACGTCGAGGATCTGGTGCAGATCGGCCTTGTCGCACTGGTCGAGGCAGCGGCGAGCTTCGAGGATCGCGGTCTCGTCAGCTTCGACCAGTATCTGCAGACGCGGGTCCGCGGCGCGATGATCGACGAGCTGCGGCGCCAGGCGACGATCACGCGCGGCGCGATGAAGCGGCGGCGCGTCTACAATGACGCGATCGCGGCGCTGACCGACGAGCATGGCAAGCGGCCCGACGAGGCCGCGGTCGCGTCACGCCTTGGCGTCACGATCGAGAAGCTGCGCAGCGACTATGCCAGCGCGGAGGCGGTGCGCTTCGATTCGATCGACGAAGTCTATTCGGACGAAGGCCCCTGGTTCATGTCCGACGAACCCTCGGCATTCGACCAACTCGCCGACGCCGATCAACGCGAGGCGCTGATCGCAACAATTTCCGAGCTGCCCGAGAAGGAACAGCTGGTGATCCAGCTATACTATGTCGAGGAGCTTAACCTCGAGGAGATCGGACAGGTGCTCGGCGTGGGTGCCGCGCGCGTCTGTCAGATCAAGAAGAGCGCGCATGACCGGCTCAAGAAAGGGCTGATGCGGCGTCTGGGATGA